CGCGCACCGGCACGCATAGGTGAGCGCTGCCCCCATTCGTCGCGGATTGGCAACTGCGGCTGCAGGCCCCACCGGCCACTCCGAGGCAACCCACTCGCCCGAACTGTGAACGAGCGTCGTGGTGAGATGGACCATCCCGGCCGTCCCATCGATCGAAGTGGTTTGGACGGCTGCAAACTCGTGCTTGCTGAGCATCTTGCGGACTGTGCCGAGGCCGCTGTCGAAGGCGGTACGCCGAAGCGCCTCCTCACCCTCTTCGGTCCGACATCCCGTCCGAGTGGCCGCAGCCCACGAGATTTCGTGACCATCGAGCTCGGACTGGACCTTCGCCAGCGCCGCGGCAAAAGACCCGAAGCTCTCACTTGACCGGAGCAAGCGGAATCTCCCGATCTTCGAGGAGGCCTCCGGTGGCGGCATGCCGGTTAACAACATCGAACGTCAGCGCACCCGATTCCGATCGGCATCCGCGAACGCCGTGCCCAATCGCTTGATGGACGCCTTGCGGGAAGAGCGCCTCAAGCTCCTGCTTTGACCGCTCGTGGTCCAGGTATGCTTGTCGCGTTCCGCGGAACAATGCCGCCGCCTCCGCCCAGGCCTCCGATGGAGACATGTCAACAATCCGCACTGCCGCAATCCGAGGCCGCGGCGGCTCCGAGTTGACCAGGTATGGTCGCTCTCCTGAACGCACGCAGCGCCAGAACTTCTTCTCAGCCGCAACCAGCAGACTCAAATACAGGGGATCAATCGGCACGGTGACCTCGACCCACCTTCCGTCACCGGTAATAATCGACAGCACTGAGGAACGTAGGTTGGTGACCCACATGTTGTGCTGCAGCTGCGGCATATACTTCTCAACCGCGGCTTCCTCGGAAAAGGACCAAGGCGGCATGAACTTTGATTCAAACACGGCCTCGATCCCCTCAACCACGCCGTCCAGCGTGGCTCCCATCCAGGAGATCAGGCCATGGCGGACGTGGCACCGCACATCGCGCACCCGGCGTCCGGTGTTGCGTTCGTACCAAGAGCGGTTGAGCTCCTTGGTCGCTTCTTCTAGCTGCACGATGAGATCGCCGGATAGGTCTTCCGGATCGCCCTCCCCGCGCTTCTGGCGCCACAACCGAATGAGAGAGTGTTCGTCATTACCCATCAGAGTCTGAGCGTCCGAGCTGCCGAGAAATCCGCGCCTGTTTCGTATTTCAGGCTTCCGATAGCGAGAATGCATAATCCCTCTCAAATTGATACTAATAGTATCGATACCGAGTCGCCACATGTCAATACTAAAAGTATCAATTCGGCAAATTAAGGCTGCGCGCGCGTTGTTAGGCTGGTCGCAAGATCAGTTGGCCAGCAATGCAAGCGTCTCAGTCCCAACGGTCAAAAGGTTGGAAGCTGCAGACGGAGTACTGGGGGGCAGACCCGACACTGCGCAGAAGCTACAAGAAGCGCTTGAGAAGGCCGGCATCCAATTCATCGAAGAAAACGGTGGTGGAGTTGGCGTACGATTGAGAAAAAAGGCTAAGTCGAAATAGACATCCGCTACTCCGCCGAAGTCGAGAGATTAGAGCACTTCGGTAGCCAAACTTCGGCGCGAACTCACGTTGAACGGACGCGTGGCCCAGGTAGCCGCCCTGAGCGTTGGCGTCACGCGTCCTGCGAGTGAGAGTTCCAGCCCAGGCGTTGCGTTTTGCCCGGATCACCAGGGGCCACGCGACGCTAGCCTGAAGCCAGCTCACAACGAAATCGCGCATCATCAGTTTCAATTTGCTAAAGTTGACAAATCGAAGCCCTAACGAGATGCCCTGTGGACCCCAAGCTGGCGATCTTGCGCGTACTGGCTGAACACAGCGATCGTGATCTCTCGATTGATGAAATCAAACGAGAGATGCTCGAGCTTGGTGATCGACTTGACCCCGTAGAAACTCATTCTTCTCTTGTTGGCGGCGACATCTTCCGATCTGGCCTTATATCGAGAGATGACAAAGGCTGGCGCATCACCAAGGCAGGCCTGTCAATCCTGGAATCGCTCGACAAAGAGGCCACTCGCGCCGATTTAGACTCATCCTCTCCTTCAGAAACTTCGGTTGTCACCCTGCTCGAGCAATTGGAAGAGATAGAGCAGTCGGCGCGATGGAAAAAAGGCAAATTAGGAGCTTCCATCGAAGCGCTGGAAGTGGAGCCCTCCCTTCATTCCGGAACCGGTGAAAACGCAGAAGAGATCGGCCGAATAACTTCCAACGGCGAAAGCAGCGACAACCAGGTCACGGATGACAAACCAGACGTGGTGAGCGCCACCGACAGTCCTGAAGCTGTGGCTGCATACCCCACTGCGGCGACCGACATTGAAAGTTCTCCGACGAATGCAGTCGTCGTAGCGAAAATCAAACCTCGGCCACGATGGACGGATAAGCTCCGCTTATCACCGCTGCTCGCCAGTCTGGCGGCCACGAGGAAAATCGTTGTTTTACAGAATCACGAACTTCGACCAGCTCAAACTGTCATAGGCAATAAAGCCAAAGCCATGGGCCGGTCGGCCGGCCGACTCGCAGTATTCGCGCTAATCGGACTTTCCGTATGCGCTGTTGCGGTGGCGCTTTTGATTGAACTATCCTTTTTCAGAAAAGAGAACGCGGCACTCCAACGCGAAGTCTCGAGGCTACGCGCGAATTTCAGCGAACTTGAGCAGACGATCAAGGCAGAGAAAAGCGATAGCGAGAAAAACTCCTCCGCTCCATACGGCCAGGAGCGGAGAATCGAGCAAACTGCATTCCAGCTTTCGCGAGAAGAGACGCAACTCATCAGGGATTTTATCAAGCCCGCGCCCAGCTATGGAGCCGTTGCGCCTAACGCCACTGTTGGCGATGTAGTCGAAGGCACGCTAATTCCTCTCCCCTCCGCCCTCGTTGAAAAAGCACCCCGGCTGGCCGGTGCGCGATTTGCAATTCGCGGCAGCAACATCATTATCGTCACGAGAGGCAGTAACAAGATCGACGCCGTCCTGCCCACAAATTAGACCGAAACAAACGCGTCAAGTAACGCAGAAGATCAGCTCCCGGCAGTCAGCCTTTTAGGCCGTCTGCATTAAAAAGCGTGTTGTCCGCTCCGATCCGAAAGCCACCGGATGCGCGTCCAGCGAAATGACGCGATGTGCCTGCTATCAGCGTCCTATCGCGGCTGCCGGAACGTGTCCGCCGGGCGAAACGGCTGGACTTGCGGCACTTTCAGAGGGGCGTTGTCTTTCATCACCGTGGAGTTGGAACGCGCGGCTGGCTTGCCGCCACCAGTCGTCGCGGCGCTCACGCCATAACTGGGACCACCGCCGAGCCGCTCCATTGCAGGAGTGGTCGGTCGGTGTGGCGTCAGGCGGGTCCTTGCTTCGCCAGGCAAATAGATATTTCTCGGCTCCGGCGAAGACATCCGCAACGGTCTCCCATCCAGCGGCCTTTTGGGCTGCCCTTCAAGCTTATGGCGCTGGTCATGATAGTCCACGCCGCCGACAACTGCAGCGGTCGCACCGGTGGAGCCTGACAGCGGAGCGGTCAGGTCCGCTGGCTCCGGACACCAGCCTTCCCCAATGGTCATGCCAAGAAATGTCGTGGTCAAAAGTACGTTCGAAAAGATGCGCACAATTGCCTCCCGTTGAAATCCCAATCAGGAAACGCAGGAGCAAGTATGCACAGCCTGCTCCAACCCGCCTACTGGGATTTTCAAGACCGGCCACCCGGAAATTGTCGTAAAACGCAAAGCGATACGCGCAGAGCGACAGCGCGCACGCCTCGAGCAGCCGATGTCCGCTATTGGGATGGTCCGGTCGTTTCCTTCCCCGCCAGCGATTAAAGCTGGTCAGGGGCGCTCACGGCAAAGAGCACGTATGTCCCAGACCGCCCAAAGCGCCGTGGCCGCCCCGCTGCCGGCCGCGCTTGTCGAGAAACCGCCAAGACTAGCTGGTGCACGATTTGCAATTCGCAGCAGCAATATCATCATCGTAAGAGAGGCAGCAACAAGATCGATGCCGTCGTGCCGGCCAATTGAATTAAAGTGGGCGCGTCGATGCTCGTTTAGTGCAGATCATCGCCACGAAGGCAATACGAACTTCTGTCCAGCCTACTGCACCACGAGGCCTTCCGCGTATGGGAGTTACGAAACACTAACTTAGGCGAAAACTACAACCGATGCGGCGCGGTTTTCCAAACAACCACTTCTGTGGGTAGACTTCCGAGACCACGCTAGAAATCACATCGCAGCAGATTGCTTTGACAATGGGCGGGAACTCTCGTTTGAACCATTAAAGTTTGGCTGTTCTTCAGTACTATCCGGCGTTCGGTAGGGGATCGATCTGAACGGGTAAAACAGTTGAGGAAAATAGTGTTTAGGAAGCGGCTGGTCGGTACCATAGCTCGTCGGCATTTTTCCTCGCGGCATATGTAAGCTTCCAAACAACGCATCGAGGAAAGAGAGTTGGCCGGCGAAGTTCTTATCCCTCGCCTCAAGGTCAGCGCTGTGATGCCAATGGTGGAACTCAGGCGAAGCGAATAGCCATCGCATCGGACCAAGCCCAATGCGGACGTTCGCATGAATGAAAACCGACTGCCACTGATAGAGAAGTCTATACAAGCCGATTGTGACATCGGAAAAGCCAAGCGCCAGAACCGGAATGAGTGAGACCCCCTTTGTCAGAATTTGGTCCACTGGATGGACGCGCCATGCGGCTAGCCAGTCAAGCTCTTCGATGCTGTGATGGATCGCATGAAAGCGCCACAGCCAGGGAACCGCGTGGAACATTCGATGAGTCCAATAGAAGCCGATGTCCGCGAGAATGACGGCCTCTGCGAGTTGTAACCAATACGGCTGACCGCCAACCCATTCGCGGAATGGAACCGGCACGGCGTGGGCGGCGATGAAAGCGACAACAAAAACGATCCCCAACAAGCCGAGCTTGATGAGCGACCCATTCAGCAAAAGGTAGACGATGTCGGTGTGCCAGCCATGGCGGAAAATCCTCTGATTCGGACGCAATGCGCACAACCGCTCGAGCGGCACAAAAATAAGACACGCAAGCAAGATCGTCGTTAAACCGAAGAAGTCCATGCGCGACCTTGGATAACACGTGGGAGATAATTTGCGTGCCGATACGCCGCGTTGAGCTTACTGATCCTTACGACGGGATGTTATAGGGTTCGGTCGGCTGCGATCCGACGCGCAGCGATTCCTTCCCGGAGGCTTGGCAATGGCTCAATGTGCTTCCCCTATCTATGGGGCGAAATGTCTCCGTTCCAAACCCGCCTTGTATGAGGTCCTTTATTGCCTATCCGAATTAACAAGTTGCTGAGTGCCTCCGCCCCAGTTTGAATGTCTTGCAGGATCATTCGTAGCGGGCTTAGCACTTCGTCATGGGGCTATGTTTCTCGCGTCTGTATTGGCCCACCTCAACAATCGGTTTGATTTCATGAGATTATTGCACTTCGCCGATGTGGTTGGGCGGGTGGGGCTTTGTGGGTTTTACACATTGATCATCGCCAGCAAGGTAGGCGTGATACAGAGGTTGCTTTCACAAGATGTACTGTCCGCGAAAGACATCGCCACAGCGGGAGCAGAAGTATCGGTCATAGCGTTTTCCGCGGCGATCTTTGTTGCGGTTATCGCGCGACTTCCGCCAATTCGATCGGTCGACGGTGTCGAGCCCTATGTCACGGCGATCGTCGGAACCTTCTTGATAGGCGTCATCGCCTTCCTTCCGCCGCCGATGACCCTGCCAATGTTGATGATCGCGCTCGCTATCACGCTCGTGATACTGGGCACAGTGCTGTCAACGTGTGTGGTATTTTGGCTCGGACGGTCGATGAGTATCGTACCTGAGGCTCGGCGACTGGTGACAGCCGGCCCGTATTCGATTGTCCGCCATCCGCTCTACGTCGCGGAGGAAATCGCCGTCGTCGGAACGATCCTGCAACATCTTTCAATATGGTCCGTGCTACTCGGCGTCGTGCATTGGTGCATTCAGCTACGCCGCATGACGAACGAAGAACGAATTTTGTCCGCGACATTCCCTGACTATGCTGAATATGCCAAGCGCGTGCCACGGCTCATCGCGTGGCGGTAAATTGCAGGGCCGGCACGTCCAGAGGCGTAAAGGCAAGATCGACGAGCCGATCAGCGAGCGTCTCAGGGACTGGCACGATTGAAGGTGCTAATTATCTGTGATGCTTGCCGCCACAAAGCCCACTCCGCGGGAAACATATCCTAGACCTATGAGCCACGGACGAAACGGCAGCCGAATGCACTAAGCAAGCTTGGCCCCTCTGCGAGAAAGGCATGCTGAGGATCCGCCTAGTGCGCGTTGATGTTTGTTGGCGACAATGGAGAGGCATGCTCCATCCACTCGGAAATTGCAGACCAGAAACAATGGAAGCCGAAGGCCCTACTTCACTCCGCAAATCAGTGAAACCGCGGAGAGACCGACCGAATAGCCCCAATGTCGACAGCCGCGACAGCCAGACCCCGATGGCGGATTAGACGTGGCGAGAGCCGCCGACAGCCCTCAGAATCTGGCTGGGATCCTGCTTCCATGGCGTTGTGCGCACTTCTTGGACTTCCCTGCGGCGCGCCCCCCTGTACCGGCCGTCGCTGGTGGCAACGCGATGGAAAGCACGCTCATCCCACTGCCGTCGAAGCAGAATGGCCGGGCTGTCGTTTCAGTAAGCTGGCTTTTGGATGTCGTGGACAACGTCCGAAAACGAGTTGCTTATCAGACGCATCAAACAGTGCAGAGAAGTGGATTATCCTGAAGATCAGGCTTTCGGATGCTGTCTTGCCAGGCACGCATCAAGCGGCTTTTGGTGGCCGATCACCACAAAGATAGAGAATGTGCGAAATCACAGCTGACAACAGACAGCTGCCCAAGATTCCGAGGATCATATAAAAATTATCGCCCGAAGTTACTGCCATCGCCTGCAATGATGCCTGCATGCTCGTGGGTGCCGGTGCCTGCCACGAAAACAGCAGGACAGTTGCATAGCCCACCGAAAATTGCGCCGAGACCGCCAGCGGCAATCGAGAACGCATCCACAGCCCGGCGCACGCCAGCGCAAAGATCGGCAAAGCGATGCCGAAGAGCTGGAAACCGTCGATGTCGATAAATTGGGTCAGCACAGAATGGCTGCGCTGAAACACACGGAATATCTCGATATTGAGGTACCAGAGGGTTTCGGAGGACGGCCAATACGCCAACGCGCCAGCGGCCAGTTCGGCCGACAGCGTCGCCAGGAACAAAACCAGCGGTCCCAGGAACTGGAGCTTGAAAAGTCGAATCATTGTATAAGGCTAACGCACAAACGTTGACCTTATGTAAAGTTCCAGTGAGCGAAACGTTCCGTATACGAGTGAAGAAACGCGCGCGTAATACCAATTTAAGGCTGGTTGTTCGGCGGCCGCTCGATAAACCTGCGGCTTCCGTTGAGAAGCTCGAGGTTATTGGCGACCACCGGATTGCCCGGGTCCATCGAATAGGCCCTCTCGAACTTTCGGCGCGCCGCGGTCAGATTACCGCGCAGCATGTACGAATACCCCTGATCGTTCAGGAGTTGGACGGTCACACCACCAAGTTTGGCCGCCTGGGCATAGGCTTGGTCCGCAAGATCGAACCGGCGCAGCCGGTCATAGCTCGCGGCGAGCCCCATCCAGGCCGTCAGGTCCCTCGGTGATTTTTCGACCGCATCTTTGAAGTAACGTTGGGCGATGCCGTAGTGGCCGCGATTGAAATGCTCCAGGCCCATCCGCACTGGTTCGTCGGAAGGATAGTATTTGACGTCCGTCGGCTCCTGCACGGGGTCTGGAGGCGGCGCGTCGGCCGGAGCCACGATTGCAGCCTCCCGCAGCGTGGCATCACAGCCCGCAAGAGCGGTCCCCACAAAGCAGCAGGCAAGCACTAAAATCAGACGCCGCATCATCCCCGTCCCCGCCCACCCCAGCGGACGCATTGAAATCTCATCGTGCAACGACTCGAAACGAATACCTTGCCGCCGCTTCACCTGTTGCCGCCAGTACCAACCGGCACCGATACGGCGCCCGCCGATCCAGCGCCCAATCCTTCAATATTGATGTTCTGGGTTGGCTGTTGCCGCACGCCCATCTGCCTCGTCGCATCGCCAATATCCGGAAGCTGATCAGTCGGCTGCTTGTTGTTGCCGTAACGCGTCACCGCGCCGGTGCTGCGCCGGGCGTCATACGCAAGCCTGCGGTCGCCGACGTAGCGCGGCCAGGGATGAATGGTCTGTGCTACGGCATTTACTTCCTTGGCGTTGCCGGCGCTCAAGGTAATGCTGTCAGCACGTTGGTAGTAGCGGTCGATTTCGTCGTGACCGTATAAACCGTAGCAGCCACCGAGCGAAAGCGCCGGGACTATTGCCAGAAAGCCGATCCTCATCGCGCGCTCCTCACTTCAATTTTACGTTCACCGTCGCCGCAGCCGGTGGTACGGGCGCGTTAATTTGCGGAGCGATGATGTGGCCGTACGGACCTTTCACCTCGCCGCCCGAATTGACATAGTCGTTGTAGCGCTTGCGGACTTCCATCTGGCCATTGAGGAAGAAGTCGACGTCATTGGCCGGCAAACGCGAATCGAGCGGCGACGCAATCTGCTGACCGGGCACCACCGGTGCGACCAGGCGCGGCGTTACGATGATGACGAGGTCGGTTTCCTCCTGCTGGTATGAGGAGCTGCGGAACAGCGTACCGAGCACCGGCACCGAGCCGATCCAAGGCACTTGCGAGACATCCTGGCGATTGCGGGTCTGCAGCAGACCGGCGATGGCAAAACTCTGGCCGTCGCGCAGTTCGACCGTGGTCCGCGCGTCGCGGCGGGTCAGAGCTGGCACTCGCGTTCCCGAAATCGTGACGGCATTGGTAAAATCAAGCTCGCTGACCGACGGCTCAACCCGAAGGTTGATCGCACCGCGCGAGAGAACGGTGGGAACGAAAGCCAATTCAACGCCGAATTTCTTGTACTCGATCGATATCGTTGGAAAGCCTGCTGTGGAGCTGGTCGGTACCGGGACTGGAAACTCGCCGCCGGCAAGGAAGCGAGCAGCGTCGCCAGACAGAGCCATCAAATTCGGCTCAGCAAGACGGCGTATCACGCCTTTCGTCTCAAGCGCCGTGATCAGACTTTGCAGGGTCGTGCCATTATTCAGCTTCAGCACGCTCGTCAGAAGACTGCCGTATGGAGTCGCTCCGCTGGCAAGCGTCGCAGCAGTATCCAATAACGGAAGGGTGCCGTTGCCGTTACCGATTGGAGTTCGGCCAGCTGAGACGACATCCCCAAGTCCGGTTTGTCCAACGTTCGTGCCACCGGCGTTGGCACCATAGAGGTTGACACCAAGGTCGCGTCCGGCCTTTCGAAAGACCTCCAAAAACCGGACCTCGAGCATCACCTGCTGCGGTGCCGCGACGCTCATGGCGTTCACGACGATGCCCCCCTTGGGAACGGTGCCGGTAGCAATCGCCAGAGCCCGTTCGGCGGCGACGGCGTCGGCCGCTGTCCCGCTCAGCACGACCTGCCCTTCGGACGCCGAGACGCGAACGCCCTGGGTGCCAGTGCTTGCCCGAATATTCTGCTGGAGATTGGCTGTATCGATCGCAACCTCGACATCGAGGATTCCGATCTGCTTCATCGAGGAATCGAACAGAATAACGTTGGTTGTGCCGGTCGCCTTTCCCTGGATGTAGATCAGGCGATCGCTCAGCGACTTCACGTCGATGATTTCAGGCGAGCCCGCAACGATCGTCGAAAAAGCCGTGTCGACTCTAAAGGTGCGCGACTTGTTGAGGGTCACCTTGACCCGCTGGACGTCGCTTATTTCGCTGACGAAGACGCCGCCGGAAGAAACTGATCGATCTGCCGCCATCGCCGGGTCAGCAAAATGGGCCAAGGCAAGCAACCCGCCCAAAACTGACATGCCCGATGCAAAGAGCGTCGCTCCCCGCGCGCCCGAAACGCAACCGCCACTCATCCCAGACCCCTTGCCGCGAACCGCGGCCCCCGAAATGCAATCTCTATCTGTCGACCAGTCCTGTCGGGCGACGCCCTAGAGCCTCCTAATTCCCAGTATTAGGCCGGTATTTTCAACCGGAACGTGCTCCTATGCAAGGAAAGACCTTTACTAAGGCTAAGACCTCCACAGCACATGTTGCAATGCTGCATCACATCCGACGGACAAACATCGCCCCGCCCCTCTTACAACCGTCGCTGCGCCCTCGTTCACCCCGGAAATGGAAGTTTGGTTGACGCGCTCGGCGCATTCAATGCCGTGCCCCATATCGGCAAGAGCGCGATATAGCCCGGCTGAGACGCCGTAATTGTATACGGGCCGGCTCCCGTGATGCTCAGCGTCGGAGTAAGACTGCCGCTGAAAAGGAACGGCGCGACAGTCCGCTTGGCTGTGTCGGATAGCGGGTCCCCACTGCAAGTGGGCGTCTTCTTGCCGATTGCGGCATCCATGTAGCAAGCATTGATCATAGTCGCGCGAGAACCCGCATTCGCGAGCGCCCGTAGTGACTGCATGGTAATCGCATAAAGCGCCAGATCAAAGATTGCAAAGATCAGCGTGAAAAACACGCCGCCAACAATGCAAAACTCCCACGCAGCCATACCGCGCTGGTCGAGTTTCCTCATCATTGCACCAACTTGACGATTTGACTCGCGATCTTGACGCTCGATGGACATCCGGAATTGTCGAAGTTGGAGTTACCCGACAACGTGATGCCCTTGGCTATGAGCTCGGTGCATGCTGAGCTCTGGGTGCTGCCTTGATACGTCACACTGGCGTTCGGCGCGTATGTGATGCCGCTGAAGTAGGTCGCGGAGCTCCCAGAAAAACTAACGGTCTGATTCCCGGTGGTCGTCTCCGGATCGTATATGAGCAGCTTGCTCATCAAGCTGAGAACCGACGTCGTCGCCAGCTTCGTTGGGACTTGCGAAGCTGTTACGGTTGATGGCGCGGTCAGCTGGATCGTTGGGTTACCTGTAATCGTCAGAGTTGCTCCCTTGTCTCCGTTGTTTATGAATTTTGGAGGCATAAAGATCAACGTGACGTTTGTCCCTGTGATAGTGACGCTGCCACTGATCTTGACATCACCGGTAATGAAGTAGACGCCACTTGTCAGCGCCATACTCCCCCAATTGGTAAGAGTGTTGTAACAGGCACTGCTGCCGGACCCGTATGGCATGAACGCAGTGCATGAGCCAATGCTGTTACCGGTTCTGTTCCCACCGGTGAAGTCCGCTTTCACCAACGATGAGATTGCCGCATCCAACCCGCTCAGCGGATTGGGCGCCGGTGGTGCGTAAGTAATAGCCTTACTGCACGGGCTGCCGCCCGTTTGCTGACAACCGCCCGCCCCCGAAACTGTCTTAACGTTGCTGAGGTCGAGGGCATTGCCCTTAAAATCGACGGAATTGGACGCCGTGCTGTTCGAAGCGAGCCCGCAATTCGGCGCGCTGATAGTTGCGCTTCCCTGGAAGGCGATAGGGCTACTCAGGCTCAACGCACAAGGATTCGCCAAAACAATCACCTGGGCGGTGGCTGTCGCCCCAATATTGATGGTGGAAAAGCCAAGAACTGATGAGAGGTACGCCGGCTGCTGCTGGCCGACTGTTGCCGTCACGGAATCCGTCGTGGACGAGATCGCGACGGTCCGGGTCACTCCGGTGACGCTGGTGCATCGGGCCCCGGGATACGAACTGTCGCCGGCGTTGCAGAACGCATTCTGTGCCGCAAACTGCTTGCCCCGGTAGTCGATCGATTGCGCATCCGTACACGAAGATCCGGCAAGAGTGCACGCCAGCTTCAGGCCTCCCGAATAAGCTGCCGCATCGGCGGCAGCCTGTGCTTGCTGCTTGGTGACGTACCAGATTGCCGCCTCCGTCCCGAGTGACATCACTCCGATCAGCGGCACCAAGGCAACGACCGCTGCGAACGAGACCGAACCTTCATGGGAGCGAAGCAAGTTTCGCATGGCAGTGCCTATTGAAACCGTTCCGAGTAGGACAGGGTGATCGTACACCCGTTCGGGCACAACACCGAGGTCAGCACTATGGGGGATAGAGTGAAGCTCGTCTGGTATGAATAGTATTTGGGATTTGCCGTATTGGCCGCGGAGCAGACAGCACTGGTGTCGCCGCAGATCAGTTGGAAGTTAGAGATCGGATAGCTGGAGTCGGCCTTCGCGAGCGCGGCTGTCTGCCAAGTGGACGTATCGCCGAGATCCGTTGGCCCAGAATACTGAATGGATTGCCCAAACGCGCGCAATGCTTCCATGGCAGAAATGTATTGGAAGCCGGCGATAGCAACGTCTGCAAGCGGCAGAAAGCAGCTTATCATTAGCAATACGAAGACGAACATCATCTCGAAGGCGACCGCACCGCGTCGATCCGCAAGGAAAGCCTCCTTGCGGTTCATCCGCGTACCCCGACAGGCGCGAGCACCCCTCATATTCCGTCATCCAAGCTGCTTGAACGAGCGAATGAGATTCAGAAACGGACCGCCCCCCAGAATGACGAACATGGCCGGCAGCAGGAACATCGCCATCGGGATGATCAACTTGGCGCCGAGCTTGTGAGCCCTTTCTTCCAACTTGGTCATGCGTTCTCGCCGGAGATCGGAGGCGATGGTGCGGAGAGCCTGACTTAGCGGCGTCCCGTACTGCAGGCTTTGGCTGATCATAGTGCCGAAGCGGCGAAGTCCTTCCGACGTGGATCCCAGCTTCTCGAATGCGGCGGCACGATTTGGCAACACCCGGAGATCATCAAGAAGACTTTGCAACACCCGGGCGATGGCTGGATTGGCCTGGCCCATCTCGCCGGCCACCCGTTGCAGCGCGGTCTCTAGGCCCATTCCCGCTTCGCTGCACACGACCAGCAAGTCGATGGTATCCGGTGTTCCAAGTCGGATGGCAGCGTCAAAACGCCGCCGGAAGAACACCAGTGCCAGCCGTGGGCCCATGATTCCGACTACAACACCAGAAAGCGTGAAAATCAGCACTGGGAGCGCCGCCATCCCCGAAAACTGGGCAAAGGCAAACGCCATGGCCGGCAGCAGAAACATGCTAACAGTCTTGACGCCAATCCAGATCGGCAACGTCCGATGATGATTGAAACCTGCCGATTGAAGAACGGCTTTCAGATCATCCAGATTTTCGTCGGCGTAGAAGCGCCGATACCGCGTGCCGACCGACGAGAACAAGCCGATCAGATCATGGGATCGTGTCGAGCGGTCAGGAATGCCCAGCACGGCGTTTGAAACCCGCGTGTTGAGCGTACGAAGGTGGATTTCGCGGATGATCAAAACAAGGGTCAGAGCCGCAGCCGCGATCGCCATGACCGCCATACCGAAACCCGCGGTCATAGCGACGTCTCCCTGCGGATCAGCCAACGTATCACGAAATGCCCCACCAGTATCGAACCGGCGGCGTAAGCCAGAAGCTGGTTTCCAGTCGGATCCGTGAATAGAGGATCGATCGATCGCGGATTGATCAGATACATAACTCCGCCAATAATAAGCGGCATTACCGTGAGTGCGCGCGAGGAAAAGATCACCTCGCCAGCCAGCGCCTGC
The Rhodoplanes sp. Z2-YC6860 genome window above contains:
- a CDS encoding YqaJ viral recombinase family nuclease; this translates as MWRLGIDTISINLRGIMHSRYRKPEIRNRRGFLGSSDAQTLMGNDEHSLIRLWRQKRGEGDPEDLSGDLIVQLEEATKELNRSWYERNTGRRVRDVRCHVRHGLISWMGATLDGVVEGIEAVFESKFMPPWSFSEEAAVEKYMPQLQHNMWVTNLRSSVLSIITGDGRWVEVTVPIDPLYLSLLVAAEKKFWRCVRSGERPYLVNSEPPRPRIAAVRIVDMSPSEAWAEAAALFRGTRQAYLDHERSKQELEALFPQGVHQAIGHGVRGCRSESGALTFDVVNRHAATGGLLEDREIPLAPVK
- a CDS encoding helix-turn-helix domain-containing protein; its protein translation is MSILKVSIRQIKAARALLGWSQDQLASNASVSVPTVKRLEAADGVLGGRPDTAQKLQEALEKAGIQFIEENGGGVGVRLRKKAKSK
- a CDS encoding sterol desaturase family protein → MDFFGLTTILLACLIFVPLERLCALRPNQRIFRHGWHTDIVYLLLNGSLIKLGLLGIVFVVAFIAAHAVPVPFREWVGGQPYWLQLAEAVILADIGFYWTHRMFHAVPWLWRFHAIHHSIEELDWLAAWRVHPVDQILTKGVSLIPVLALGFSDVTIGLYRLLYQWQSVFIHANVRIGLGPMRWLFASPEFHHWHHSADLEARDKNFAGQLSFLDALFGSLHMPRGKMPTSYGTDQPLPKHYFPQLFYPFRSIPYRTPDSTEEQPNFNGSNESSRPLSKQSAAM
- a CDS encoding methyltransferase family protein, whose amino-acid sequence is MFLASVLAHLNNRFDFMRLLHFADVVGRVGLCGFYTLIIASKVGVIQRLLSQDVLSAKDIATAGAEVSVIAFSAAIFVAVIARLPPIRSVDGVEPYVTAIVGTFLIGVIAFLPPPMTLPMLMIALAITLVILGTVLSTCVVFWLGRSMSIVPEARRLVTAGPYSIVRHPLYVAEEIAVVGTILQHLSIWSVLLGVVHWCIQLRRMTNEERILSATFPDYAEYAKRVPRLIAWR
- a CDS encoding tetratricopeptide repeat protein; this translates as MMRRLILVLACCFVGTALAGCDATLREAAIVAPADAPPPDPVQEPTDVKYYPSDEPVRMGLEHFNRGHYGIAQRYFKDAVEKSPRDLTAWMGLAASYDRLRRFDLADQAYAQAAKLGGVTVQLLNDQGYSYMLRGNLTAARRKFERAYSMDPGNPVVANNLELLNGSRRFIERPPNNQP
- a CDS encoding type II and III secretion system protein family protein, translating into MSGGCVSGARGATLFASGMSVLGGLLALAHFADPAMAADRSVSSGGVFVSEISDVQRVKVTLNKSRTFRVDTAFSTIVAGSPEIIDVKSLSDRLIYIQGKATGTTNVILFDSSMKQIGILDVEVAIDTANLQQNIRASTGTQGVRVSASEGQVVLSGTAADAVAAERALAIATGTVPKGGIVVNAMSVAAPQQVMLEVRFLEVFRKAGRDLGVNLYGANAGGTNVGQTGLGDVVSAGRTPIGNGNGTLPLLDTAATLASGATPYGSLLTSVLKLNNGTTLQSLITALETKGVIRRLAEPNLMALSGDAARFLAGGEFPVPVPTSSTAGFPTISIEYKKFGVELAFVPTVLSRGAINLRVEPSVSELDFTNAVTISGTRVPALTRRDARTTVELRDGQSFAIAGLLQTRNRQDVSQVPWIGSVPVLGTLFRSSSYQQEETDLVIIVTPRLVAPVVPGQQIASPLDSRLPANDVDFFLNGQMEVRKRYNDYVNSGGEVKGPYGHIIAPQINAPVPPAAATVNVKLK
- a CDS encoding TadE family protein, with the protein product MRKLDQRGMAAWEFCIVGGVFFTLIFAIFDLALYAITMQSLRALANAGSRATMINACYMDAAIGKKTPTCSGDPLSDTAKRTVAPFLFSGSLTPTLSITGAGPYTITASQPGYIALLPIWGTALNAPSASTKLPFPG